A single Fusobacterium simiae DNA region contains:
- a CDS encoding sodium ion-translocating decarboxylase subunit beta codes for MSFFKVLVELLEASGFAALTWQNIAMILVSFVLLYLAIVKKFEPLLLLPISFGMFLVNLPLTGLMEESGVINIMSYGVKSNLFPCLVFMGVGAMTDFSPLIANPISLILGAAAQLGIYVAFIFATQIGFTPAEAAAIGIIGGADGPTSIYIANNLAPHLLAPIAVAAYSYMALIPLIQPPIMKALTTQKERAVKMGQLRKVSKAEKIVFPIAVVLFTSLLLPSVAPLLGLLMLGNLFRESGVVQRLSDTAQNAMINIITIMLGLSVGAKAEGATFLDVSTLKIIAMGLAAFCFSTAGGVLLGKVLYYVTGGKINPLIGSAGVSAVPMAARVSQTVGAKENPTNFLLMHAMGPNVAGVIGSAVAAGFFMMVFKGTM; via the coding sequence CAATAGTTAAAAAATTTGAACCATTATTATTATTACCTATATCTTTTGGAATGTTTTTGGTAAATTTACCTTTGACAGGATTAATGGAAGAAAGTGGAGTTATAAATATAATGTCTTATGGAGTAAAGAGTAACCTATTTCCTTGTTTAGTATTTATGGGAGTTGGAGCAATGACAGATTTTTCTCCATTAATAGCTAATCCTATTAGTTTAATATTAGGAGCAGCAGCACAATTAGGTATATATGTAGCATTTATATTTGCAACACAAATAGGATTTACACCAGCTGAAGCAGCAGCAATTGGAATAATTGGTGGAGCAGATGGACCTACATCTATATATATTGCAAATAATTTAGCACCACATTTATTAGCTCCAATAGCAGTTGCGGCTTATTCATATATGGCATTGATACCATTAATTCAACCACCTATTATGAAAGCTCTTACAACTCAAAAAGAAAGAGCAGTAAAAATGGGGCAATTAAGAAAAGTATCTAAGGCAGAAAAAATAGTGTTTCCAATAGCAGTTGTTTTATTTACTTCTTTATTGTTACCATCAGTTGCACCATTACTTGGATTATTGATGTTAGGAAACTTATTTAGAGAGTCTGGAGTTGTTCAAAGATTATCTGATACAGCACAAAATGCTATGATTAATATAATAACAATTATGTTAGGATTAAGTGTTGGAGCAAAAGCAGAAGGAGCAACTTTCTTAGATGTAAGTACATTAAAAATTATAGCTATGGGACTTGCAGCTTTCTGTTTCTCAACAGCAGGTGGAGTATTATTAGGAAAAGTTCTTTATTATGTAACTGGTGGAAAAATAAATCCGCTTATAGGTTCGGCAGGAGTTTCAGCAGTACCTATGGCAGCTCGTGTTTCTCAAACAGTTGGAGCTAAAGAAAATCCTACAAACTTCCTATTAATGCATGCAATGGGACCAAATGTTGCAGGAGTTATAGGTTCAGCAGTTGCAGCTGGTTTCTTTATGATGGTATTTAAAGGAACAATGTAA
- the gctA gene encoding glutaconate CoA-transferase subunit A: protein MSKVMSLHDAIAKYVESGDSLCFGGFTTNRKPYAAVYEIIRQGQTDFIGYSGPAGGDWDMLIGCGRIKAFINCYIANSGYTNVCRRFRDAVEKKHNLLLEDYSQDVIMLMLHASSLGLPYLPVKLMEGSDLEYKWGISAEIRKTIPKLPDKKLERIPNPFKEGEEVIAVPVPRLDTAIISVQKASINGTCSIEGDEFHDVDIAIAARKVIVIAEEIVTEEEIRRDPSKNSIPQFCVDAVVHVPYGTHPSQLYNYYDYDADFYKMYDKVTKTDEDFEKFIQEWVIDVKDHEGYLNKLGLLRMAKLKVVPGFQYAAKLVKEGE from the coding sequence GTGAGCAAAGTAATGTCTTTACATGATGCAATAGCAAAGTATGTTGAATCTGGAGATAGCTTATGTTTTGGAGGATTCACAACAAACAGAAAGCCTTATGCGGCTGTTTATGAAATTATTAGACAAGGACAAACAGATTTTATAGGATATTCTGGTCCAGCAGGAGGAGATTGGGATATGTTAATAGGATGTGGAAGAATTAAAGCTTTCATTAACTGTTACATAGCTAACTCGGGATATACTAATGTTTGTAGAAGATTCAGAGATGCAGTAGAAAAGAAACATAATTTATTATTAGAAGATTATTCTCAAGATGTTATTATGTTAATGTTACATGCTTCTTCATTAGGTTTACCATATTTACCAGTAAAATTAATGGAAGGTAGTGACTTAGAATACAAATGGGGAATAAGTGCAGAAATCAGAAAGACAATTCCTAAATTGCCTGATAAGAAATTAGAAAGAATACCTAATCCTTTTAAAGAAGGAGAAGAAGTAATAGCAGTTCCAGTTCCAAGACTAGATACAGCTATAATTTCTGTTCAAAAAGCTTCTATAAATGGGACTTGTTCAATAGAAGGAGATGAATTCCATGATGTAGACATAGCTATTGCTGCTAGAAAAGTTATAGTTATAGCTGAAGAAATTGTTACAGAAGAAGAAATTAGAAGAGATCCTTCTAAAAATTCAATACCTCAATTTTGTGTAGACGCAGTAGTTCATGTTCCTTATGGAACACATCCATCTCAATTATACAACTATTATGATTATGATGCTGATTTCTATAAAATGTATGATAAAGTAACTAAAACAGATGAAGATTTTGAAAAATTCATACAAGAATGGGTTATAGATGTTAAGGATCATGAAGGATATTTAAATAAATTAGGGTTATTAAGAATGGCTAAATTAAAAGTAGTTCCAGGATTCCAATATGCAGCAAAATTAGTTAAGGAGGGGGAATAA